CTGACTGGCATGGGCAGCGACGGCGCCCGCGGTCTGCTCGCCATGGCCCAGGCCGGCGCACACACGATCGCCCAGGACGAAGCCACCTGCACCGTCTTCGGCATGCCACGCGCAGCCATCTCGCTCGGCGCGGCCCAGATCATCGCGCCGATCGGCGAGATCGCCCAGTACGCCCTCGGGAAGGCCGCATGAACGCAATGACGTCCTTAAGCGACAAGCCGCGTTCACCAAGCGATGCGATCCGCGTCACGGTGATGCAGGGTGATGTCCGCGTCAGCACCGACCCCAGGGTCGAGCTTGGCACTGTGCTGGGCAGCTGCGTGGCGGCGTGCCTGTTCGATCCGATCGCCGGCGTGGGCGGGATGAACCACTTCCTGCTCGCCGAACCGCCTGCGAGCCAGGGCGGCGGGGTTGACGTCCACTACGGCGTCTACCTGATGGAAATGCTGATCAACGACATGCTGGCCTGGGGCGCGATGAAGACGCGCATGAAGGCGCATCTCTATGGCGGCGCGAACCTGCGCACGGGAATGAAG
The window above is part of the Novosphingobium sp. G106 genome. Proteins encoded here:
- a CDS encoding chemotaxis protein CheD, whose translation is MTSLSDKPRSPSDAIRVTVMQGDVRVSTDPRVELGTVLGSCVAACLFDPIAGVGGMNHFLLAEPPASQGGGVDVHYGVYLMEMLINDMLAWGAMKTRMKAHLYGGANLRTGMKAIGTANAEFARSFLERERISLMRHDLGGTGARRVDFRPAQGQVRCRTVDAQLAPQEQAVARPQVSNGDVELF